A genome region from Coffea arabica cultivar ET-39 chromosome 7e, Coffea Arabica ET-39 HiFi, whole genome shotgun sequence includes the following:
- the LOC140011269 gene encoding uncharacterized protein, which produces MAWNNRRGARGRNADRMRQDEEDEALLLMSASLMLMHPSLAHVDNNQPLPQHDGSFTDRQWVERVLYGHHRRSIDNMRITTDNFLLLSNILVERQYVPHNYQQRVPIQEALAMTLMLVSHKHTHRVLGTIFDRSIETINRNIKKVLRGLCLFAAEIIRPGDQTAVHPRIANSTNFYPWFKDAVGAMDGTHISACPPTGEQMAYTNRHGWQSQNVLAVCDHDMRFIYVYAGWEGSAHDARVLESALAYPSDFPLPQPGQYYLVDAAYRNAPGFMPPYKNVGSESPSKTLFNTRHSQLRNVIERTFGVLKKRFKWLKGPVDNFYMSTQISIVIACCALHNFLRMHQPEDAHFQRFESQDVHLNEEPEIGGLVPQPFALNVSPAELAEWKAKRDYIATQMYAARGRRRR; this is translated from the exons ATGGCCTGGAACAACCGCCGTGGTGCTAGAGGACGCAATGCGGACCGCATGAGGCAAGATGAGGAAGATGAGGCCTTACTTCTTATGAGTGCATCGTTAATGTTAATGCATCCGTCACTTGCACACGTGGATAATAATCAACCACTTCCGCAACATGATGGTTCATTCACAGATAGGCAGTGGGTGGAACGCGTACTCTACGGTCATCATAGACGCTCAATAGACAACATGCGTATCACGACTGATAATTTCTTGCTACTGTCCAATATCCTTGTCGAGAGACAGTACGTTCCACACAATTACCAACAGCGCGTGCCCATACAGGAGGCGCTTGCTATGACTTTAATGTTGGTCAGCCACAAGCATACGCACCGTGTGTTGGGGACTATTTTTGATCGATCCATCGAGACGATTAATCGAAATATAAAAAAGGTGCTCCGAGGCCTGTGTCTATTTGCAGCTGAAATAATACGACCGGGTGACCAGACTGCAGTTCATCCACGAATTGCAAACTCAACTAATTTTTATCCGTGGTTCAAG GATGCCGTGGGAGCGATGGATGGCACCCACATCTCAGCTTGTCCTCCGACAGGCGAGCAAATGGCATATACAAATCGGCACGGGTGGCAATCACAGAATGTTCTGGCAGTTTGTGACCATGACATGCGCTTCATCTATGTGTATGCTGGATGGGAGGGAAGTGCACACGATGCGCGAGTGTTGGAGTCAGCATTAGCATATCCGTCCGATTTTCCACTGCCGCAACCTG GCCAGTACTACTTAGTTGATGCGGCATACAGGAATGCTCCTGGTTTCATGCCTCCGTATAAGAACGTGGGGTCCGAATCTCCGTCAAAGACCTTGTTCAATACTCGACATTCGCAACTGCGCAATGTCATTGAGCGCACATTCGGTGTGCTTAAGAAAAGATTCAAATGGTTAAAGGGTCCGGTAGATAATTTCTATATGAGCACTCAAATCAGTATAGTCATTGCTTGTTGTGCGTTGCACAACTTTTTAAGGATGCACCAACCAGAAGATGCTCATTTTCAACGGTTTGAATCACAAGACGTGCACTTAAATGAAGAGCCAGAAATAGGCGGGCTAGTACCTCAGCCGTTCGCATTAAACGTGTCTCCTGCAGAGCTGGCGGAATGGAAAGCTAAACGAGACTACATAGCGACTCAAATGTATGCAGCACGAGGGCGACGCCGCCGTTAA
- the LOC140011465 gene encoding uncharacterized protein isoform X1 — protein sequence MTAEKRKKPSCDSSPVSCTSDCSTRSSTASNNYIKCLEVYFEQMASRIHWTDAMDEAFLTAYVSFRENDVWDKRKSLETNYDMLAAHLVSNHILTVTGQQLQTRFYHIKKKWDLFCNLRGISSKTETGVGWSEDSYCFTADDEHWANLEQTNASYVDFKKENSCYWYDRLTPLLLGRHATGSRAQSASEVVPSEPPRRERSNTAAKNRKGKGQASSSRVPTPVNVPAVEDDDDVYYVPPVPGAVGGKRSASSLGTSGEPEGSRGSKSTRSSTGLEDAISKIGNYTDFVLEDRRSRSEFDSLYGIMQCQDVITSMDIPDEWRLEACDHYAKYENEGARIIFLRASAADRYGYILKLMKLKGLA from the exons ATGACCGCTGAGAAGAGGAAGAAGCCTTCTTGCGATT CCTCACCTGTTAGCTGTACGTCCGATTGCTCTACCCGTTCGTCAACTGCATCCAACAACTACATCAAGTGCCTTGAGGTCTATTTTGAG CAAATGGCTTCTAGGATTCACTGGACTGATGCAATGGATGAAGCTTTCCTCACAGCCTACGTCAGTTTTCGGGAAAATGACGTTTGGGACAAGAGGAAGTCGCTAGAGACCAACTACGACATGTTGGCAGCCCATTTGGTGAGCAATCACATATTGACTGTGACTGGCCAGCAATTGCAGACCAGATTCTATCAcatcaagaagaaatgggacCTGTTCTGCAATCTGCGTGGGATTTCATCAAAAACAGAGACCGGGGTTGGGTGGAGTGAGGACAGCTACTGTTTCACTGCTGATGATGAACATTGGGCCAACTTGGAGCAG ACCAATGCCTCGTACGTTGACTTCAAAAAAGAGAATTCATGCTACTGGTACGATCGGTTGACACCGCTACTGCTTGGAAGACATGCCACAGGCAGCCGTGCCCAGTCTGCAAGCGAGGTAGTTCCATCGGAACCGCCTCGCCGAGAACGGTCCAACACTGCTGCTAAAAATCGGAAGGGAAAAGGTCAAGCCTCTAGTTCGAGGGTGCCTACTCCGGTGAACGTACCAGCAGTTGAGGATGACGACGACGTCTACTATGTTCCCCCAGTTCCTGGTGCAGTTGGAGGAAAACGGTCAGCCTCAAGCTTAGGAACCAGTGGTGAACCTGAAGGGAGTAGAGGTTCAAAATCGACACGGTCATCTACTGGTCTTGAGGATGCTATAAGCAAGATCGGGAATTACACCGACTTCGTTCTTGAGGACAGACGGAGTAGGTCGGAGTTCGACTCCCTCTACGGCATAATGCAGTGCCAGGATGTGATCACCTCAATGGATATTCCGGACGAGTGGAGACTTGAAGCATGTGATCACTATGCCAAATATGAGAACGAGGGTGCAAGGATTATTTTTCTTAGAGCTTCTGCAGCCGATCGCTACGGCTACATCCTCAAGTTGATGAAGCTAAAAGGCTTGGCCTAG
- the LOC140011465 gene encoding uncharacterized protein isoform X2: protein MASRIHWTDAMDEAFLTAYVSFRENDVWDKRKSLETNYDMLAAHLVSNHILTVTGQQLQTRFYHIKKKWDLFCNLRGISSKTETGVGWSEDSYCFTADDEHWANLEQTNASYVDFKKENSCYWYDRLTPLLLGRHATGSRAQSASEVVPSEPPRRERSNTAAKNRKGKGQASSSRVPTPVNVPAVEDDDDVYYVPPVPGAVGGKRSASSLGTSGEPEGSRGSKSTRSSTGLEDAISKIGNYTDFVLEDRRSRSEFDSLYGIMQCQDVITSMDIPDEWRLEACDHYAKYENEGARIIFLRASAADRYGYILKLMKLKGLA from the exons ATGGCTTCTAGGATTCACTGGACTGATGCAATGGATGAAGCTTTCCTCACAGCCTACGTCAGTTTTCGGGAAAATGACGTTTGGGACAAGAGGAAGTCGCTAGAGACCAACTACGACATGTTGGCAGCCCATTTGGTGAGCAATCACATATTGACTGTGACTGGCCAGCAATTGCAGACCAGATTCTATCAcatcaagaagaaatgggacCTGTTCTGCAATCTGCGTGGGATTTCATCAAAAACAGAGACCGGGGTTGGGTGGAGTGAGGACAGCTACTGTTTCACTGCTGATGATGAACATTGGGCCAACTTGGAGCAG ACCAATGCCTCGTACGTTGACTTCAAAAAAGAGAATTCATGCTACTGGTACGATCGGTTGACACCGCTACTGCTTGGAAGACATGCCACAGGCAGCCGTGCCCAGTCTGCAAGCGAGGTAGTTCCATCGGAACCGCCTCGCCGAGAACGGTCCAACACTGCTGCTAAAAATCGGAAGGGAAAAGGTCAAGCCTCTAGTTCGAGGGTGCCTACTCCGGTGAACGTACCAGCAGTTGAGGATGACGACGACGTCTACTATGTTCCCCCAGTTCCTGGTGCAGTTGGAGGAAAACGGTCAGCCTCAAGCTTAGGAACCAGTGGTGAACCTGAAGGGAGTAGAGGTTCAAAATCGACACGGTCATCTACTGGTCTTGAGGATGCTATAAGCAAGATCGGGAATTACACCGACTTCGTTCTTGAGGACAGACGGAGTAGGTCGGAGTTCGACTCCCTCTACGGCATAATGCAGTGCCAGGATGTGATCACCTCAATGGATATTCCGGACGAGTGGAGACTTGAAGCATGTGATCACTATGCCAAATATGAGAACGAGGGTGCAAGGATTATTTTTCTTAGAGCTTCTGCAGCCGATCGCTACGGCTACATCCTCAAGTTGATGAAGCTAAAAGGCTTGGCCTAG